The Chloroflexi bacterium ADurb.Bin180 genomic interval CATCAATTCGAGTCGGTCAAGCTTGCCGGCCAAGATGTCGCTCAGAAGTGGCGCCAGACCGTACAGACAACTAGCCGCCTGTCGACGGATGGTCGTCATCAGAAACTTGACGTTCTGTTGGCCATGACAGTAGGCTAAGATTCGCGCGATGACATCTAGCAGGCCGTCGTGTAGCTGCTTTTGCTCGGTTGTGAACTCTACGGTAACGGTCTCTGGTTTGCGGGTGGTGAATTCACCAATGTCGCGGCGTCGCGTCCGATTGATCAGTGAGCTAAAGGTGTAGAGTTCTTCGATGCCACGCGTGAGCCCAACCCGAGTTGAATCGTCCAGCGCAACGTCCCGCAGTTGGTCGTAGATGTGCTGAAAGGGTGGTGATTCGCGAATGAACAGTCTACCCCACTCGGTGCGGGCAACCTCATCGAGGCTGTCCCGCACTTTGCCTTGCCATCCTGCCTGGGCTGCGCGGCAGTGCTGAACGGCGGTGTAGATGTGGCGATTTGGCTCAGCCATCTGCTCGAAACTAGCGCGGTCGATCACCAGATCGGGCCGAAGCACGTTGAGCAATGTAAAGAGGTCTTCGCTGCCAAGTTGCACTGGCGTGGCTGTGAGCAGCAGTAACGCCTGGGCATTCTCGGAGAAAAAACGCACGCCTTGATGCAGGTAGGTGTCGACGTTTCGAATGTGATGGGCCTCATCTACAATAACCAGGTCGAATCTCGGCGGAGGGTCAAGGCTGAGCAAGCCCTGACCGCCGGCCCTGTTGCGATTGTGCTGGCCAAACAAGAGGTCGGAGTCAAACAGCGAAAAAGGCAAGATAACCTTTGCGTACTGCTCGGGCCATTCACCCTCGAGATGCGTTTCACGGAGGCAATGCCGCAGTAGCGGACCATCCAGGGCAGCAAAGTGCTGGTCGAAGCGCTTCATTTCGGCAAACCACTTGCGTTCTGCAACCAGCGGCTTGGGGCAGATAACCAGTATCGAGGAGATATCCATCCGAGCCTGCAGCTCCCTAATAATCAGACCGGCCTCGATAGTCTTGCCTACACCTACCTCATCTGCAATCAGTAGACGGGGGCGTTCAGCACGAATGAGCTTGAGCACGGGACGGCATTGATAAGGCACAAATTGCACCCGACCTGAGCGTAGCGAGAACAGATTCGCAGTGGAGGGCGATAGGATCTGCAGACTTGTCAGACAGGCGCGCAGCTCGGCAGCGCTCAGCGTTCTGCGCTTCTGTGAAGGTGGGCGCAACTGCAGCTGCCGCTCGTAGTACACGACCGTGGTGTTGTTCTGGAACACCTGGTAGCGGCACTCTGCGCCGCCAGGAAGCACCGCAATTACCGGCATCAGCGCAGATGGGTTTGATCGCAGCGCAACCAGATCGCCTAGCTTGAACAACGGGCCGCCAGGCGCTAGAGATGCGGGTGAGGGACGGACGGAGTCCTCCATCGCACGATCCGCCCTCCTGGGTTGTTCTGACCCCTGTGCTCCATGGCTACCGGAGCCAGCCATTGTGGAAAGTGCGACAGCCTTGGCCGCTGCGACCGCCGACGTCACGGTAGGCGCAGCGCCTATCATGTCCAGCAGACGCTCAAGAGTGTCGGCGTCACGGTAGACCTCACTGACCGGCATTGATCGCGCCGGAAGATGCGCCCACTTGTTACGCACGGTTTGCAGTTCCTTAACCCATGTGCGGCCCTCGCGTGGTAGCCTGGCCGAGTCGGACAACTCGTACCAGTTCTGATCGAATACCCGCAGCAGCGCAGCAAAGTCGAGCTGTTGTAGTTCGTGGTAGCCCTGTTCCTGCACTACCCGCTGCTGCTGGAAGCTGAGGCGATCCACCACAAGCTTCTGCCACCAATCTGCAGACAAGTCAGGGAGTCTGGCATTGAGGAAGTGCGCCAGCTCAGCCGTCGCAAGGAGAATGAGCTCGTTCACGCGCCGCCTCCATTACCATAATCGAGCTCGCGCAACTCGCTGCCTTGCACTATGGGGTGCAGCAGCTGACCCGCAACCTGCGCGCCCCTGGGCGCGTGTCGGACTGCGCCTGCCGTGAGCGCTGAGCTGCTCGATGCGTTCATCGGATCACCTCCGGCAGAACGTCGTAACGAGCTACCGTTCAGAGTCCCTTATCCCTGCAGACTCACTTGGAGTGGCGTG includes:
- the rapA_3 gene encoding RNA polymerase-associated protein RapA, producing MNELILLATAELAHFLNARLPDLSADWWQKLVVDRLSFQQQRVVQEQGYHELQQLDFAALLRVFDQNWYELSDSARLPREGRTWVKELQTVRNKWAHLPARSMPVSEVYRDADTLERLLDMIGAAPTVTSAVAAAKAVALSTMAGSGSHGAQGSEQPRRADRAMEDSVRPSPASLAPGGPLFKLGDLVALRSNPSALMPVIAVLPGGAECRYQVFQNNTTVVYYERQLQLRPPSQKRRTLSAAELRACLTSLQILSPSTANLFSLRSGRVQFVPYQCRPVLKLIRAERPRLLIADEVGVGKTIEAGLIIRELQARMDISSILVICPKPLVAERKWFAEMKRFDQHFAALDGPLLRHCLRETHLEGEWPEQYAKVILPFSLFDSDLLFGQHNRNRAGGQGLLSLDPPPRFDLVIVDEAHHIRNVDTYLHQGVRFFSENAQALLLLTATPVQLGSEDLFTLLNVLRPDLVIDRASFEQMAEPNRHIYTAVQHCRAAQAGWQGKVRDSLDEVARTEWGRLFIRESPPFQHIYDQLRDVALDDSTRVGLTRGIEELYTFSSLINRTRRRDIGEFTTRKPETVTVEFTTEQKQLHDGLLDVIARILAYCHGQQNVKFLMTTIRRQAASCLYGLAPLLSDILAGKLDRLELMEASDGDLDANLDFVDEVRCDIEALLGLARTLDPLDPKVEAFVRALSDKSKLENNKALVFSTFRHTLSYLVTHTRRAGLRYGLIHGDVPDEERVELRRRFALPKEDPDALDVLLSSEVGCEGLDFQVCDLLINYDLPWNPMRIEQRIGRIDRYGQKSEAVAVVNLITPGTVDAEIYERCLWRIGVFHHAVGGSEEILGQITQELHHIAESFELTADERAHRLRQLADNGIRQIREEQELESREAELFGLSIPRQTWREEIEAAESFWLSPTAIQSSVETYLAALLQSGLDHVLGEKQLKTLRLSQDARDRLLQDFRRLPRSVEPLAREWEKWLKGAQPTITITFDQQTAVANPQAVHLSVVHPLVRQAARFLALDEPVYVALEAHCPGLPRGEHAFALYKWTKDGVKRDEVLVAVAAEPKIEAALLTLLQSATDAEQLALPDAALCEALDVRHHDKWMEARANHIAENGLFVEHRLQSLTVSHRARCQAIQDQVEGATNQKIRLMKESELARANADFGRRREETQRAASSADILTSPVVFGTILVTSKEAK